In Coturnix japonica isolate 7356 chromosome 7, Coturnix japonica 2.1, whole genome shotgun sequence, one DNA window encodes the following:
- the IHH gene encoding indian hedgehog protein, with amino-acid sequence MKPARLLLLLSGCALLLAPAVRGCGPGRVVGSRRRPPRKLIPLAYKQFSPNVPEKTLGASGRYEGKIARNSERFKELTPNYNPDIIFKDEENTGADRLMTQRCKDRLNSLAISVMNQWPGVKLRVTEGWDEDGHHSEESLHYEGRAVDITTSDRDRHKYGMLARLAVEAGFDWVYYESKAHIHCSVKSEHSAAAKTGGCFPGRALATLENGARTPLWALRPGQRVLAMDGAGRPTYSDFLAFLDKEPRALTAFHVIETQQPPRRLALTPTHLLFVADNASAPAAQFRPTFASHVQPGHFVLVAVGSGELQPAKVVGVRGRMDVGAYAPLTRHGTLVVDDMVASCFALVQEQQLAQMAFWPLRLYHSLLGATGVQGDGVHWYSGLLYRLGRMLLPPDSFHPLGVPQAES; translated from the exons ATGAAGCCGGcgcggctgctgctgctgctgagcggGTGCGCGCTGCTGCTGGCGCCCGCCGTGCGCGGCTGCGGGCCGGGCAGGGTCGTGGGCAGCCGCCGCCGGCCGCCCCGCAAGCTCATCCCGCTCGCCTACAAGCAGTTCAGCCCCAACGTGCCCGAGAAGACGCTGGGGGCCAGCGGGCGCTACGAGGGCAAGATCGCGCGGAACTCGGAGCGCTTCAAGGAGCTCACGCCCAACTACAACCCCGACATCATCTTCAAGGACGAGGAGAACACCGGCGCCGACCGGCTCATGACCCAG CGCTGCAAGGACCGCCTGAACTCCCTGGCCATCTCCGTGATGAACCAGTGGCCGGGGGTGAAGCTGCGGGTGACCGAGGGCTGGGATGAGGACGGCCACCACTCCGAGGAATCGCTGCACTACGAGGGCCGGGCTGTGGACATCACCACGTCGGATCGGGACCGACACAAGTACGGGATGCTGGCCCGCCTGGCCGTGGAGGCCGGCTTCGACTGGGTCTACTATGAGTCCAAGGCGCACATCCACTGCTCAGTCAAGTCAG AGCACTCAGCTGCCGCGAAGACGGGTGGCTGCTTCCCTGGGCGGGCGCTGGCAACGCTGGAGAATGGTGCCCGGACCCCACTGTGGGCACTGCGGCCAGGCCAGCGGGTGCTGGCGATGGATGGGGCGGGCCGGCCCACCTACAGCGACTTCCTGGCCTTCCTGGACAAGGAGCCGCGTGCCCTCACCGCCTTCCATGTCATCGAGACGCAGCAGCCGCCCCGGCGCCTGGCCCTGACACCCACCCACCTGCTCTTCGTGGCCGACAACGCCTCGGCGCCCGCTGCCCAATTCCGCCCCACCTTTGCCAGCCACGTGCAGCCCGGACACTTTGTGCTGGTGGCGGTGGGCTCAGGGGAGCTGCAGCCCGCCAAAGTGGTGGGGGTGAGGGGCCGGATGGACGTGGGGGCTTATGCCCCGCTGACACGACATGGGACGCTGGTTGTGGACGACATGGTGGCCTCGTGCTTCGCCCtggtgcaggagcagcagctggctcaGATGGCTTTCTGGCCTCTGCGGCTCTACCACAGCCTGCTGGGGGCAACAGGGGTGCAGGGCGATGGTGTGCACTGGTACTCGGGGCTGCTCTACCGCCtgggcaggatgctgctgccccCCGACAGCTTCCACCCACTGGGGGTGCcccaggctgagagctga